The following coding sequences lie in one Mucilaginibacter sp. KACC 22773 genomic window:
- a CDS encoding SusC/RagA family TonB-linked outer membrane protein, producing the protein MRKLLLICSLLILLISKGYAQSRVITGTVLDNASKPMDGVTIVVVETQKSTLSDASGKFSITAATGQSIRFSYVGTKPILVTVAADTKVLDVVFKDAATTLNEVVVTGYTSERKKDLTGAVAVVDLAPVKNNSSGNTMQALQGRVAGLYIEKDGSANGSTSRILIRGANTLGNNNPLYVIDGIPTTRPEVFQNLSPSNIASVQVLKDASSESIYGSRASNGVIIVTTKNGGNTQGKVLFQFNNSTSVQSEKSLRFKMLNSTDRGKALWQASVNDGQDPAAGYGDIYTFNWNGNYNNPVLNSVTPKQFVGGDPNTPAGNTDWQSVLYKTAMVYNNDFTASVGNKNASLEINFGNIKNTGLVRFTKYNRTTGSINGVVRAFDNKATFGVNLKITNSNETLTTTDLGGAATTFLAVTLAPTIPVYQKDGVTYAGESGAGYSDRNNPLHMQDLAKWNNANRVNTFGNVFLEIQPIKNLYFKSNFGADNSNYLNKVITPTFQEGALARTTNSLFFDQNHYLSTTFSNTLRYNYDLTTNNHFKLLVGTEYIKTFTDFQTTLKQGYAIQTEDYFTLDAGTGNTIVTGRSTGNSLFSQFSRLDYNYAGKYLASVTIRRDGSSRFGSNNQYGIFPSASFGWKIDQESFMKNNTIFSELKLRAGVGRVGNQEIGDQSRFALYDTRYGTTQNQLTPGFWEQYMNVGTAYSLSGANTGSLPSGFVQTQAANPGLKWESTEELNAGLDFAILNDKISGSFDYFTRRTTGILITPPIASALGEGQSKTVNGASKSNKGWEFLVTYHGQQSGDFNYNVTLNFSHFRDKITDLPENVRPAYPGNIANTIIGHSQFDIFGYKTAGLFQSQAEVDAAPTQIGAGPGRIKYVDVNHDGKIDANDQTWIGTTLPALEYGARIDLTYKKFDLSIFGSGVAGRKGFDVYTLYNNLMHSRENVGPGVFGGWTPQHTNTNVPALTLKDNNNEGRTSDYFIVNTSYFKLRNIQIGYTIVPKAVFTRLRVFAMAENVFTLKSKSYLSPDPERIDLGPVPIPKVFSFGINASF; encoded by the coding sequence ATGAGAAAATTATTACTTATTTGTTCCCTGCTTATACTGCTCATAAGTAAGGGATACGCGCAATCCCGCGTCATTACCGGGACTGTGCTGGATAACGCATCAAAACCAATGGATGGCGTTACCATTGTGGTTGTTGAAACCCAAAAATCAACACTATCAGATGCCAGCGGAAAATTCAGCATCACGGCAGCAACCGGGCAATCTATAAGGTTTTCATATGTGGGCACCAAACCGATACTTGTAACAGTTGCCGCCGATACCAAAGTACTTGATGTGGTATTTAAAGATGCCGCAACCACCTTGAATGAGGTAGTAGTAACCGGTTACACATCCGAAAGGAAGAAAGATCTGACGGGCGCCGTGGCCGTTGTTGATTTAGCACCGGTAAAAAACAACAGCTCGGGTAATACCATGCAGGCTTTACAGGGCAGGGTTGCCGGTTTGTACATCGAAAAAGATGGATCGGCCAACGGTTCAACCAGCAGGATCCTGATCAGGGGGGCAAATACTTTGGGCAATAACAACCCTTTATATGTTATTGATGGTATACCCACCACCAGGCCCGAAGTTTTTCAAAATTTATCACCTTCAAACATCGCATCGGTACAGGTACTTAAGGATGCTTCGTCTGAGTCGATTTACGGGTCAAGAGCATCCAATGGCGTTATCATTGTTACCACAAAAAACGGCGGCAATACCCAGGGCAAAGTCCTGTTCCAGTTTAATAACAGTACATCTGTCCAGTCAGAAAAATCGTTGCGGTTTAAAATGCTGAATTCGACAGACAGAGGTAAGGCGCTATGGCAGGCATCTGTAAACGATGGCCAGGACCCGGCTGCCGGTTATGGCGATATATACACTTTTAACTGGAACGGTAATTATAACAACCCGGTTTTAAACAGTGTTACCCCCAAACAATTTGTAGGTGGCGACCCTAATACCCCTGCCGGCAATACCGATTGGCAAAGTGTATTGTATAAAACAGCCATGGTTTATAACAATGATTTCACAGCATCGGTAGGCAACAAAAACGCATCACTTGAAATTAACTTTGGCAACATCAAAAACACCGGCCTTGTTAGGTTTACAAAATACAACCGTACTACAGGTAGCATTAACGGTGTGGTACGCGCCTTTGACAACAAAGCTACTTTTGGCGTAAACTTAAAAATAACCAACTCAAACGAGACGCTTACTACCACAGATTTGGGCGGTGCGGCAACCACCTTTTTGGCAGTAACACTGGCACCTACTATACCAGTATACCAAAAAGATGGTGTTACTTATGCAGGCGAATCTGGCGCGGGATACTCTGACAGGAATAACCCGCTGCACATGCAGGATTTAGCCAAGTGGAACAATGCTAACCGGGTAAATACATTTGGTAATGTTTTTTTAGAAATACAACCCATTAAAAACCTGTATTTCAAATCGAATTTTGGTGCCGATAATTCAAATTACCTGAATAAGGTGATAACACCAACTTTCCAGGAAGGTGCCCTGGCGCGTACAACCAATAGCTTGTTTTTTGACCAGAACCATTACCTTAGCACTACTTTTTCAAACACGTTAAGGTATAACTACGATTTAACCACCAACAACCATTTTAAATTATTGGTTGGTACCGAGTATATTAAAACCTTTACCGATTTTCAGACCACCCTTAAACAAGGCTACGCCATACAAACCGAAGATTATTTTACCTTAGATGCCGGCACAGGCAATACTATAGTTACCGGCCGCTCTACCGGGAATAGCTTGTTTTCGCAGTTTTCGCGGTTAGATTATAATTATGCCGGTAAATACTTAGCCTCGGTAACCATACGCCGCGACGGTTCATCAAGGTTTGGTTCAAACAACCAATATGGTATTTTCCCGTCAGCTTCCTTCGGTTGGAAAATTGACCAGGAAAGCTTCATGAAAAACAACACCATCTTTTCGGAATTAAAACTAAGGGCAGGTGTGGGCCGTGTAGGTAACCAGGAAATTGGCGATCAATCGCGCTTCGCGCTTTATGATACCCGCTATGGTACCACTCAAAATCAGTTAACCCCGGGCTTTTGGGAGCAGTACATGAATGTTGGTACTGCTTACTCACTTTCTGGTGCCAATACAGGATCGTTACCCTCGGGCTTTGTGCAAACCCAGGCTGCCAATCCAGGCCTAAAATGGGAATCTACCGAAGAGCTAAATGCCGGGCTTGACTTTGCCATTCTGAACGATAAGATCTCGGGATCATTTGACTATTTTACCCGCAGAACGACGGGGATACTAATTACACCTCCAATTGCATCGGCATTGGGCGAAGGGCAATCAAAAACAGTTAATGGCGCCTCTAAAAGCAATAAAGGCTGGGAGTTTTTAGTAACCTATCATGGCCAGCAATCAGGCGATTTTAATTACAATGTAACTTTAAACTTTTCGCACTTCAGAGACAAAATCACTGATTTGCCTGAGAATGTTAGGCCGGCCTATCCGGGTAACATAGCTAATACCATTATAGGACATTCGCAGTTTGACATATTTGGGTATAAAACTGCCGGTCTTTTCCAATCGCAGGCCGAAGTGGATGCTGCCCCAACACAAATTGGCGCAGGGCCGGGCAGAATAAAGTATGTTGATGTAAACCACGACGGAAAAATTGATGCCAACGATCAAACCTGGATAGGAACTACGCTACCCGCTTTGGAGTATGGTGCACGGATTGATTTAACCTACAAAAAATTCGATCTGTCTATATTTGGTTCGGGTGTTGCCGGCCGCAAAGGGTTTGATGTATATACCCTGTACAATAACCTGATGCATAGCCGCGAAAATGTTGGCCCCGGTGTATTTGGCGGATGGACACCACAGCATACCAATACCAATGTACCTGCATTAACACTCAAAGATAATAACAACGAAGGCCGCACTTCTGATTACTTTATTGTAAACACCTCTTATTTCAAACTCCGCAACATTCAAATTGGGTACACTATTGTGCCTAAAGCGGTATTTACCAGGCTAAGAGTGTTTGCGATGGCCGAAAACGTGTTTACGTTGAAAAGCAAAAGCTATTTAAGCCCAGATCCTGAAAGGATTGACCTTGGTCCGGTTCCAATTCCTAAAGTTTTCAGTTTTGGTATCAACGCATCATTTTAA
- a CDS encoding RagB/SusD family nutrient uptake outer membrane protein, translating to MKAKIFFTAVLSGLIIFSSCKKALDYTPKGVLSSSDLKTPTAIEGLVTAAYAAIGNGDMIGPIYSDWAYGSVRSDDAYKGGGGTGDVGEVDALEHYNLVTPSMDAFVSRTWKNLFKSISRANVALRAVNSLSDADYPNKKTRLAELRFLRAHSYFTMKLLYKNIPIFDENATADDILKVSNTLSNEDSWNKIAADFQYAIDNLPVTQPELARANKLNAQAYLAKLRLYQAYEQDDKHHVTNINKTRLQQVVDLTQAVIASGKYALSSDIADDFLPETENGPESVFAIQFTINDGTTAGRMNFEDGLNYPHGAPQYGCCGFHAASQNLVNAHTTDVNGLPNFDTFNNSIADLTKVTVDPRLDHTVGIDGHPYKYDNTKPFSNSWVRDPGVYGNFHTMRNQQLATSSSYFKLGPFMGSAKNYDIIRYDDVLLMQAEAYIELGQQASALPLINQIRNRAAASTGRLKKIDGTFPSNYNVKPYSIANWTQDYARKALQWERRLEFATEGARFFDLVRWGIAEKTLNDYINVEKGRRTFLATAKFTAGRDEYLPIPQSEITFTNGLYKQNPGY from the coding sequence ATGAAAGCAAAAATATTTTTCACAGCTGTTTTATCCGGACTGATCATCTTCAGTTCATGTAAAAAGGCGTTAGACTATACACCAAAGGGTGTGTTGTCTTCATCAGATTTAAAAACACCAACCGCTATTGAAGGTTTGGTAACCGCAGCCTATGCCGCTATTGGCAACGGCGACATGATAGGCCCCATATACAGCGATTGGGCTTACGGCAGCGTTCGCTCAGATGACGCCTATAAAGGCGGCGGCGGTACCGGTGATGTTGGCGAAGTTGACGCGCTGGAGCATTACAACCTGGTAACCCCATCAATGGATGCCTTTGTTTCACGTACCTGGAAAAATTTGTTCAAATCTATTTCAAGGGCAAATGTGGCGCTAAGGGCAGTTAATTCGCTCTCTGATGCAGATTACCCTAATAAGAAAACACGTTTGGCCGAGTTGAGATTTTTACGTGCCCACAGCTATTTTACCATGAAACTGCTGTATAAAAACATTCCAATTTTTGATGAAAACGCGACGGCGGATGATATCCTGAAAGTTTCGAACACGTTATCAAATGAGGATTCATGGAATAAAATTGCAGCCGATTTTCAATACGCTATTGATAATTTACCTGTTACCCAGCCAGAGCTGGCAAGGGCCAACAAGTTAAACGCCCAGGCTTATTTAGCAAAACTGAGATTGTACCAGGCTTACGAGCAGGATGATAAGCATCATGTAACCAATATCAATAAAACAAGGTTGCAGCAGGTGGTTGATCTTACACAGGCTGTAATTGCATCTGGCAAATATGCATTAAGCAGCGATATAGCTGATGATTTTTTACCGGAAACTGAAAACGGACCTGAATCTGTATTCGCGATACAGTTTACCATTAATGACGGAACCACTGCCGGGCGTATGAATTTTGAGGATGGGTTAAATTATCCGCATGGCGCACCACAATACGGTTGTTGCGGCTTTCATGCTGCAAGCCAGAACCTGGTGAATGCGCATACTACTGATGTTAATGGCTTGCCCAACTTTGATACGTTTAACAACAGCATTGCCGATTTAACAAAAGTGACGGTTGACCCCAGGTTAGACCATACCGTTGGTATCGACGGCCACCCGTACAAATATGACAACACGAAGCCATTCAGCAACAGTTGGGTGCGCGATCCTGGTGTTTACGGAAATTTCCACACCATGCGCAACCAGCAATTGGCTACCAGCTCATCATACTTTAAGCTTGGTCCGTTTATGGGTTCGGCAAAAAATTATGATATTATCAGGTACGATGATGTACTGCTCATGCAGGCAGAAGCTTATATTGAACTGGGGCAGCAGGCAAGTGCATTACCGCTCATTAATCAAATAAGAAACCGTGCGGCGGCAAGCACCGGACGGCTTAAAAAAATAGATGGCACCTTTCCATCTAACTATAACGTTAAACCCTACAGCATTGCCAACTGGACGCAGGATTATGCCCGCAAAGCACTGCAATGGGAAAGGCGACTGGAGTTTGCCACAGAAGGAGCCCGTTTCTTTGATTTAGTAAGATGGGGAATTGCCGAGAAGACACTCAATGACTATATTAACGTTGAAAAAGGCAGGAGAACATTCCTGGCAACTGCTAAATTTACAGCAGGCCGGGACGAGTACCTGCCTATACCACAATCAGAAATTACATTTACCAACGGTTTGTACAAACAAAACCCGGGGTATTAA